The following coding sequences are from one Candidatus Methylomirabilota bacterium window:
- the trpA gene encoding tryptophan synthase subunit alpha, producing MGRIETTFARLRAEGARALIPYFTAGDPSLEVTRSLVAEAAGRGADVIELGLPFSDPLADGPTIQRAGSRALAGGVSLAKLLPMAASLRGHVAAPLVLMTYLNPLYRYGLEAATRDLATAGFAGLIVPDLPLEESDPLARAAEAAGLDLVYLAAPTSGSARLRRIARASRGFVYLVPLTGLTGERAALPPDLVTLIRDLRAVTTKPICVGFGLSTPDHVAEVVRYADGAIVGSAIVRLVESLRDDPALVQKVGGFIAALKAATRETPPVARA from the coding sequence GTGGGGCGCATTGAAACGACCTTCGCGCGGCTCCGCGCCGAGGGAGCGCGGGCCCTCATCCCGTATTTCACCGCGGGAGACCCGAGCCTCGAGGTGACGCGGAGCCTGGTGGCGGAGGCGGCCGGGCGCGGGGCGGATGTGATCGAGCTGGGCCTGCCGTTCTCGGACCCGCTGGCCGACGGCCCCACCATCCAGCGGGCCGGAAGCCGCGCCCTGGCGGGCGGGGTGAGCCTGGCCAAGCTCCTCCCGATGGCCGCGAGCCTGCGGGGCCACGTCGCGGCGCCGCTGGTGCTGATGACGTACCTGAACCCCCTCTATCGGTACGGCCTCGAGGCGGCCACGCGCGACCTCGCCACGGCGGGCTTCGCGGGGCTGATCGTCCCCGACCTCCCGCTCGAGGAATCCGATCCCCTGGCCCGTGCGGCGGAGGCGGCCGGCCTCGACCTCGTCTACCTGGCGGCTCCGACCAGCGGGTCGGCTCGCCTCCGCCGCATCGCGCGCGCGAGCCGGGGATTCGTCTATCTGGTTCCGCTGACCGGCCTCACCGGCGAGCGCGCCGCGCTCCCGCCAGACCTGGTGACGCTGATCCGGGACCTCCGCGCGGTGACCACGAAGCCGATCTGCGTGGGGTTCGGCCTCTCGACGCCCGATCACGTCGCCGAGGTCGTCCGCTACGCTGACGGCGCCATCGTCGGCAGCGCCATCGTGCGTCTCGTCGAGAGCCTGCGGGACGACCCGGCCCTGGTGCAGAAGGTGGGCGGCTTCATCGCGGCTCTGAAGGCCGCGACGAGGGAGACTCCGCCCGTCGCTCGGGCGTAA
- the trpB gene encoding tryptophan synthase subunit beta has protein sequence MGKRPRLPDRAGHFGPFGGRYAPETLMTPLLELEAAYREATRDPAFRTRLQELHRRYVGRPTPLTFAARLSAHAGGARIYLKREDLCHTGAHKINNTLAQGLLAVRMGKPRIIAETGAGQHGVATATVAALLGLACEVYMGEEDMARQALNVFRMELLGARVLPVRSGSRTLKDAMNEALRDWVTNVRTTYYCIGSTAGPHPYPMMVRDFQSVIGREVRRQMPEGLPDVLVACVGGGSNALGLFHPFLGEASVRLVGVEAAGEGLETGRHAAPLSAGLPGILHGSLSYLLQDEDGQVRPAHSISAGLDYPGVGPEHAWLKDVGRAEYVAVTDREALEAFGLLARLEGIIPALESAHAVAHVLRLAPTLPRQRRIVVGLSGRGDKDVDAVRAVLAHRSTAERGPLDPDDRRGAH, from the coding sequence CGGGACCCCGCCTTCCGGACCCGGCTCCAGGAGCTCCACCGTCGCTATGTGGGGCGCCCCACGCCGCTCACCTTCGCCGCGCGGCTCTCCGCGCACGCCGGAGGCGCCCGGATCTACCTCAAGCGGGAGGACCTCTGCCACACCGGGGCTCACAAGATCAACAACACGCTGGCCCAGGGACTCCTCGCCGTCCGCATGGGGAAGCCGCGGATCATCGCCGAGACCGGCGCCGGCCAGCACGGCGTGGCGACGGCGACCGTCGCCGCGCTTCTCGGGCTCGCCTGCGAGGTGTACATGGGCGAGGAGGACATGGCGCGGCAGGCGCTCAACGTCTTCCGGATGGAACTGCTGGGGGCGCGGGTCCTGCCCGTGCGCTCCGGGAGCCGCACGCTCAAGGACGCGATGAACGAGGCCCTGCGCGACTGGGTCACGAACGTCCGCACGACCTACTACTGCATCGGCTCGACGGCCGGGCCCCACCCCTATCCGATGATGGTCCGCGACTTCCAGTCGGTCATCGGGCGTGAGGTACGACGGCAGATGCCGGAGGGGCTGCCGGACGTTCTGGTCGCCTGCGTCGGCGGGGGCTCGAACGCGCTGGGCTTGTTTCACCCGTTCCTCGGTGAGGCCTCGGTGCGGCTCGTCGGTGTCGAGGCCGCCGGGGAGGGGCTCGAGACGGGCCGCCATGCGGCGCCGCTTTCGGCCGGCCTGCCCGGCATCCTCCATGGAAGTCTCTCCTACCTGCTGCAGGACGAAGACGGGCAGGTGCGGCCGGCCCACTCCATCTCGGCCGGCCTCGACTACCCGGGGGTGGGACCGGAGCACGCCTGGCTGAAGGACGTCGGCCGCGCCGAGTACGTGGCGGTGACCGACCGGGAGGCGCTCGAGGCCTTCGGCCTGCTGGCGCGGCTCGAAGGGATCATTCCCGCCCTCGAGTCGGCCCACGCGGTGGCGCACGTACTCCGGCTCGCCCCCACCCTGCCGCGCCAGCGCCGCATCGTGGTCGGGCTCTCCGGGCGCGGCGACAAGGACGTCGACGCCGTGCGGGCGGTGCTCGCCCATCGATCGACGGCCGAGCGCGGTCCTCTGGACCCGGACGATCGCCGTGGGGCGCATTGA